One genomic window of Osmia bicornis bicornis chromosome 5, iOsmBic2.1, whole genome shotgun sequence includes the following:
- the LOC114880835 gene encoding tektin-2 isoform X1 produces MAKSASIYEKPLPHIGLADWYAKQWELQQNAAARSTEAFELRNAGQIVRAETMVKTIWDTYMNNVRLADRVTELSRWGEVFGLLLHQLVSEIHSLKDEKSDAEKELEILNDPLHVTAECISMRDCRRGTELTYDEADTELKKELCVIENVKKLLTDRVQAAWEKLNRLEEVRFQIQLEVEDKDDTIKIDKENLGLDRTCANISYKPNALKIPKDSITYDAWLEHCQSTKTLADNELSDVYDFRESMNVMRERARNDIKAQQDVTDFSLRKRIYQTQKARNELEWQKLKIQKEMEILQKEIVRLEDALLHKIDSIKCAQTRLENRTYRPGFELCRDEADHGLRNEALHLRETEQTLKKTLENSKAAYNNLESLLTLIDRNLDDKQHSLATDVMCLDMRATLKTGDRTRLPNETDRNIVLTRMEKEIPLES; encoded by the exons atgGCCAAGTCAGCAAGTATATATGAAAAACCTTTACCGCACATAG GATTAGCAGACTGGTATGCTAAGCAATGGGAACTTCAACAAAATGCAGCTGCTAGGAGTACAGAGGCGTTTGAATTAAGAAATGCAGGGCAAATTGTTCGTGCGGAAACAATGGTAAAAACAATATGGGACACGTACATGAATAATGTTCGTCTCGCCGACAG AGTAACGGAATTATCACGATGGGGAGAAGTATTTGGCCTTTTATTACATCAATTAGTCTCCGAAATACATTCtttaaaagatgaaaaatcTGATGCAGAAAAAGAATTAGAAATTCTAAATGATCCACTACACGTGACCGCAGAATGTATTTCAATGAGAGATTGTCGTCGAGGAACAGAACTTACTTACGACGAAGCTGACACAGAATTAAAGAAGGAACTTTGTGTCATTGAAAATGTGAAGAAATTGCTGACCGACAG AGTACAAGCTGCATGGGAAAAGTTAAACCGTTTGGAAGAAGTTAGATTTCAAATACAATTAGAGGTTGAAGATAAAGATGACACCATTAAGATTGATAAAGAAAATCTTGGCTTGGATCGCACGTGTGCGAATATCAGTTACAAACCGAATGCATTGAAAATTCCAAAAGA CTCTATAACTTACGACGCTTGGTTGGAACACTGCCAATCTACTAAAACTTTAGCTGATAACGAATTGAGCGATGTGTACGATTTTCGTGAATCTATGAACGTAATGAGGGAACGCGCTAGAAACGATATCAAGGCACAACAGGATGTGACAGATTTCAGTTTGCGCAAAAGAATTTATCAGACGCAGAAAGCTCGTAACGAGTTAGAATGGCAGAAGCTTAAG ATACAAAAAGAAATGGAGATTTTACAAAAAGAGATAGTACGTCTAGAAGATGCACTGTTGCATAAGATTGATTCTATAAAATGCGCACAGACAAGATTAGAAAATCGTACTTATCGTCCTGGTTTCGAACTCTGTCGCGATGAGGCTGATCATGGTTTGCGAAACGAAGCTTTACATTTACGAGAAACTGAGCAAACTCTAAAGAAAACTTTAGAAAATTCTAA AGCGGCGTATAATAATTTGGAAAGTCTACTTACGTTGATCGATAGGAATTTAGATGACAAGCAACATTCCTTAGCGACAGATGTGATGTGCTTAGACATGAGAGCAACATTGAAAACGGGAGACAGAACAAGATTACCTAATGAAACAGATCGTAATATTGTTCTTACACGtatggaaaaagaaataccACTGGAATCGTAA
- the LOC114880839 gene encoding BAG family molecular chaperone regulator 2 produces the protein MDSPLPHIIESADCDGTSKPKDRLVNLLDQIEVHVEQLRKDAWRLEEERDTLLTTLDTLRNNEILSGLEETDKDDVLRYAERLSLRCLTVDVLVKIQRDQIQQEALHQVNGLIDSLIISLRDDPVGTRQRCASFMNACTSQSLGHSDKTFETAILGCTMDDQKRIKKRLQGLLDYIDKMHTIQLL, from the exons atggaTAGCCCATTACCGCATATTATAGAAAGTGCGGATTGTGATGGTACTTCCAAACCGAAAGACAGGTTAGTTAATCTTCTGGATCAGATTGAAGTGCACGTAGAACAACTGAGAAAAGATGCCTGGAGActtgaagaagaaagagataCTCTGTTGACTACTTTGGACACGCTCAGAAATAATGAAATCTTGAGTGGATTAGAAGAAA CTGATAAGGATGATGTACTAAGGTATGCTGAGAGATTGTCCTTAAGATGTCTGACAGTCGATGTTTTAGTCAAAATACAACGTGATCAAATTCAGCAAGAAGCACTACATCAG GTAAACGGTTTGATCGATAGTTTAATCATTAGTCTACGCGATGATCCAGTTGGAACTAGACAGCGTTGTGCATCTTTCATGAATGCTTGTACTTCGCAAAGTTTGGGACATTCTGATAAAACTTTTGAAACTGCTATTCTTGGATGTACTATGGACGATCAAAAACGGATAAAGAAAAGACTACAGGGGTTATTGGATTACATTGATAAAATGCATACCATCCAGTTACTATGA
- the LOC114880837 gene encoding chromobox protein homolog 5-like, whose translation MRRLSSKNKHKKSEMWSESSSDENGVARTNITDSDDKMKAGKDNENAEMPKRGAAKKRASRSRHSQKEALENVDVEAEEEDTQSADAEEEKNVEKGGASKKLKKEDQKSNPIKDGNNKNEYEVEKIVGQRTIKGRRQFLIRWKGYGEDSDTWEQEEDLNCSQLIEEFLAEDEENQEEIKPKKSENSAKSPKKVAEVDRKSKKLKNNTKRKTENDKQITADDGKNDKDDQKEFEVEKIIEVQYKKNKTREFLIRWKGFTSADDTWEPEENLNCPELIAKFMQKVEKARTMEARELRANRPHTKRYTLTTHEHGRRLSRRNMDKQRATYHECDE comes from the exons ATGCGAAGATTGAGTAGCAAAAACAAGCATAAGAAATCGGAAATGTGGAGTGAGAGTAGTTCGGATGAAAATGGCGTCGCGCGTACAAATATAACCGATAGCGACGATAAAATGAAGGCTGGAAAGGATAACGAAAACGCGGAAATGCCAAAAAGAGGTGCTGCGAAGAAGCGTGCATCTCGTAGTCGTCATAGTCAGAAGGAAGCACTCGAAAATGTTGACGTAGAAGCGGAAGAAGAAGATACTCAATCCGCGGACGCcgaagaagagaagaatgTGGAAAAGGGTGGAGCGAGTAAAAAACTTAAGAAAGAAGATCAAAAGAGTAATCCTATAAAAGAcggaaataataaaaatgaatatgag GTGGAGAAAATTGTAGGTCAACGTACTATTAAGGGTCGACGCCAATTTTTGATTAGATGGAAAGGATATGGAGAGGATTCTGATACTTGGGAACAAGAAGAAGATCTTAATTGTTCACAATTGATTGAGGAATTTCTAGCTGAAGATGAAGAAAATCAAGAAGAGATTAAGCCTAAAAAGTCTGAAAATTCTGCAAAATCACCAAAGAAAGTTGCAGAAGTGGACAGAAAATCCaaaaaacttaaaaataatacaaaaagaaaaacagagaaTG ATAAACAGATAACTGCAGATGAtggaaaaaatgataaagacGATCAAAAGGAATTTGAAGTAGAGAAGATCATAGAAGTACAGtacaagaaaaataaaaccagggaatttttaattcgttgGAAAGGTTTTACATCAGCAGATGATACATGGGAACcggaagaaaatttaaattgtccTGAACTGATCGCAAAATTCATgcaaaaagtagaaaaagcCAGAACCATGGAAGCACGCGAACTTAGAGCAAATCGTCCCCATACAAAACGATACACACTGACAACACATGAACATGGAAGAAGATTGTCGCGAAGAAATATGGATAAACAAAG AGCTACGTATCATGAATGTGATGAATAA
- the LOC114880838 gene encoding ras-related protein Rab-23 isoform X4, with amino-acid sequence MHQIGTDRVDGEDVRLMLWDTAGQEEFDAITAAYYRGAHACVLAYSATDRDSFDAIPSWKLKVENECGEIPTVLVQNKMDLVDQCVIDPDEAERLGRALGCKLLRTSVKEDVGVMSVFRHLASRCLHEMRRCDDDYQDDLRLYSTGPRSPSVISAFSPNGSTCGRNTGNGTIVLRPGAKTKNHKKRNFVKNACILL; translated from the exons ATGCACCAGATCGGCACAGATCG GGTGGACGGCGAGGACGTGAGACTGATGCTATGGGATACCGCGGGTCAAGAGGAATTCGACGCAATCACCGCTGCTTATTATCGCGGCGCCCATGCCTGCGTGCTCGCTTATTCAGCCACCGACAGAGATTCCTTCGACGCCATTCCTTCGTGGAAGCTGAAG GTGGAAAACGAGTGCGGTGAAATTCCCACGGTTCTTGTACAAAACAAGATGGACCTGGTTGATCAGTGCGTCATTGATCC GGACGAGGCTGAGAGGCTCGGTCGTGCCCTAGGTTGTAAGCTCCTAAGAACATCCGTGAAAGAGGATGTCGGTGTTATGAGCGTCTTCCGGCATCTGGCGTCGCGATGTCTCCACGAGATgcgccgctgcgacgacgatTATCAAGACGACCTGAGATTATACTCTACCGGGCCTAGATCTCCTTCTGTAATAA GTGCTTTTAGTCCGAACGGATCCACGTGTGGCCGGAATACAGGGAATGGTACCATAGTTTTACGGCCGGGTGCCAAGACAAAGAATcacaaaaaaaggaatttcGTAAAAAACGCTTGTATACTACTTTAG
- the LOC114880833 gene encoding U3 small nucleolar RNA-associated protein 6 homolog → MAEFVEKRCEDMIPELEQMERIKLFDRNEIRGIAKKLKEYEYKIQRKSKTKEDYLRYIQYEMDLLKLIKQRRDKFGINQKKSDIDHTITNKMNRLYTDAIYKFQDDIRFWIAYIKFCKHVHFHNNVSHILGRMLQVHQDKPKCWHIAARWELEENKNKHTARQFFLRGLHIHPTSQLLFTDAFKLELDDASGNDQKNENNSDSTSVNTDDDMSIGLKRAYIIYQQASKRIKDVKFIIELLNITKEHSNTEKLQNKIVSDMIQEYPHEPLMWDTMARRELEGLIQPSLSDTAIKTDNSEQTSLRDRITSCNKVYQTAVKKIKTEEMWSLYIECLIELNQKTGTLPNFKRKLLKTALMQAHQAKKLKEKYYLYWINMFDIDKKDEAADKKLKEILCVATETIPSSVSLWHARLRYLLVSEEEEAERVFPNAIQALGEKSLPLWKMRILHVQAKCPERTDEIFQAALQGHSNVAQELKPVYLEWLVLSKSIQSTRKVYDSLCLQPPFCLELHKKMIELELMQPNILLKNIRKCHEMSTLQFGKNDTSVWINYITFEMKHGDPKKVGEIHVRAVKSLEASLTDSFIAEYSLIKANPDSLRTNT, encoded by the exons ATGGCGGAATTTGTGGAGAAACGATGCGAGGATATGATTCCTGAATTAGAACAAATGGAAAGAATCAAACTTTTTGATAGAAACGAAATTCG AGGTATCGCAAAAAAGCTGAAagaatatgaatataaaattcaacGGAAATCAAAAACTAAAGAAGATTATTTGCGATATATTCAATATGAAATGGATCTTCTTAAATTGATTAAGCAACGCAGGGAT AAATTTGGTATTAATCAGAAAAAGTCAGATATTGATCATACTATCACAAACAAAATGAATCGCTTATACACAGATGcaatatataaatttcaagATGATATTCGTTTTTGGATTGcttatataaaattttgtaagcATGTT CATTTTCACAACAATGTTAGTCACATATTAGGCAGAATGTTACAAGTACATCAGGACAAACCTAAATGTTGGCACATCGCTGCACGTTGGGAActggaagaaaataaaaataaacacacTGCACGTCAGTTCTTTCTTAGAGGTTTACATATACATCCAACTTCTCAGTTATTATTTACCGATGCTTTCAA ATTAGAATTAGATGATGCATCAGGTAACGATCAGAAGAACGAAAATAACAGTGACAGTACATCAGTGAATACCGATGATGATATGTCTATTGGACTAAAGAGAGCTTATATCATATATCAACAAGCATCAAAGCGTATTAAAGATGTGAAGTTTATAATAGAACTATTGAACATTACAAAGGAACATAGTAATACAGAAAagttacaaaataaaattgttag CGACATGATACAAGAATATCCCCATGAACCTTTAATGTGGGATACGATGGCGCGAAGAGAATTGGAAGGACTTATTCAACCTTCCCTTAGCGATACAGCAATTAAAACTGACAATTCAGAACAGACCTCGTTAAGAGATCGTATAACATCTTGTAATAAGGTGTACCAAACAGCAGTTAAGAAGATAAAAACAGAAGAAATGTGGTCCTTATATATAGAATGCTTAATAGAACTAAATCAGAAAACTGGAACTTTGccaaattttaaaagaaaattattaaaaactgCTTTAATGCAGGCTCATCAAGCTAaaaaattaaaggaaaaatattatttgtattGG ATTAATATGTTTGATATTGATAAAAAAGATGAAGCAGCTGACAAAAAGTTGAAAGAAATCCTTTGCGTGGCAACTGAAACTATACCCAGTAGTGTGAGTCTTTGGCACGCGAGATTAAGGTATTTATTGGTttctgaagaagaagaagctgaAAGGGTCTTTCCAAAT GCGATACAAGCCCTCGGAGAAAAATCATTACCATTGTGGAAGATGAGAATATTACACGTGCAAGCAAAATGTCCCGAAAGAACTGACGAAATCTTCCAAGCAGCACTGCAAGGACATTCAAACGTTGCTCAAGAATTAAAACCTGTTTACTTGGAATGGCTCGTTCTGAGCAAAA GTATACAATCAACACGGAAAGTATACGATAGTTTATGTCTGCAACCTCCTTTCTGTCTTGAACTGCACAAGAAGATGATTGAATTAGAACTTATGCAACCGAatatattgttaaaaaatataagaaaatgcCATGAAATGTCAACGTTACAATTTGGCAAAAATGACACTAGCGTTTGGataaattatataacattCGAAATGAAGCACGGTGACCCGAAGAAAGTTGGAGAAATTCATGTTAGAGCAGTAAAAAGTTTAGAAGCAAGTTTAACAGATTCCTTCATTGCAGAATACAGTTTAATTAAAGCTAATCCAGATTCGTTGCGAACAAATACGTAA
- the LOC114880838 gene encoding ras-related protein Rab-23 isoform X5, translated as MPWKRVDGEDVRLMLWDTAGQEEFDAITAAYYRGAHACVLAYSATDRDSFDAIPSWKLKVENECGEIPTVLVQNKMDLVDQCVIDPDEAERLGRALGCKLLRTSVKEDVGVMSVFRHLASRCLHEMRRCDDDYQDDLRLYSTGPRSPSVISAFSPNGSTCGRNTGNGTIVLRPGAKTKNHKKRNFVKNACILL; from the exons ATGCCCTGGAAGAG GGTGGACGGCGAGGACGTGAGACTGATGCTATGGGATACCGCGGGTCAAGAGGAATTCGACGCAATCACCGCTGCTTATTATCGCGGCGCCCATGCCTGCGTGCTCGCTTATTCAGCCACCGACAGAGATTCCTTCGACGCCATTCCTTCGTGGAAGCTGAAG GTGGAAAACGAGTGCGGTGAAATTCCCACGGTTCTTGTACAAAACAAGATGGACCTGGTTGATCAGTGCGTCATTGATCC GGACGAGGCTGAGAGGCTCGGTCGTGCCCTAGGTTGTAAGCTCCTAAGAACATCCGTGAAAGAGGATGTCGGTGTTATGAGCGTCTTCCGGCATCTGGCGTCGCGATGTCTCCACGAGATgcgccgctgcgacgacgatTATCAAGACGACCTGAGATTATACTCTACCGGGCCTAGATCTCCTTCTGTAATAA GTGCTTTTAGTCCGAACGGATCCACGTGTGGCCGGAATACAGGGAATGGTACCATAGTTTTACGGCCGGGTGCCAAGACAAAGAATcacaaaaaaaggaatttcGTAAAAAACGCTTGTATACTACTTTAG
- the LOC114880834 gene encoding uncharacterized protein LOC114880834, with amino-acid sequence MILKPHKKFNDQKEKLYKTKSYAFRTPLQEKKKLLSSHTDKTITSNSNIALTKRLFLKLSVLSSDTSNKNGHDQTLNNWNTCNEQCTQRKEKFYQNSHKGEKSICFSDTDVKFLVIPVSSKKSNENRNKEICKWNSKDNNYDIRNNTSSKLIELRYENRDSFSNNVQKYEVFTSKLNLPNSFVSKNVATDSLSDSVVNELDILPNLSLNKLKRSTNSHIGSTVSGVSNATHLKSEGNSFMDVADSATISEIDKLQRKKSDEYNVYSKKMKMKMKSSMDMLRSQIKEINSERKIKSEENLMVLSIKNENTKNDFMFKKDITSIHEQYIESPLTSLNHSSETNEIYDELGILFSQYMKLQIKSCRRKYCIRSRHLKKIQHSTRKCQARFNYHQIYPYDQRPTCNCGNICKDTYDELKLMSKLPLERKNIYYEMFTRRKQFLNQPCILINQEFISN; translated from the exons ATGATTTTAAAACCCCATAAAAAATTTAAcgatcaaaaagaaaaattatataaaactaAATCTTATGCGTTCAGGACTCCCTTAcag gaaaagaaaaaattactttcttctCATACGGATAAAACTATAACTTCTAATAGCAATATTGCTCTGACAAAacgattatttttaaaactatCTGTTTTATCGTCTGATACTTCTAATAAAAATGGCCATGATCAAACATTAAATAATTGGAACACATGCAATGAACAATGTActcaaagaaaagaaaagttttatCAAAATTCCCATAAG GGCGAAAAAAGTATTTGCTTTTCAGACACGGACGTGAAATTTCTAGTGATACCTGTATCTTCGAAAAAGTCgaatgaaaatagaaataaggAAATATGTAAATGGAATTCGAAAGATAACAATTATGATATACGAAACAATACCAGTTCCAAACTGATAGAACTTCGATACGAAAATAGAGATTCATTCAGTAATAATGTGCAAAAATATGAAGTATTTActtctaaattaaatttaccgAATTCTTTTGTATCAAAAAATGTAGCTACCGATTCGTTATCAGATTCTGTAGTAAATGAATTGGATATTTTACCAAACTTATCTCTTAACAAATTGAAAAG GTCAACGAATTCTCACATTGGTTCTACGGTATCAGGTGTGTCTAATGCAACTCATTTAAAGTCAGAAGGAAATAGTTTCATGGATGTTGCGGATAGTGCTACTATATCAGAAATAGATAAATTACAAAGAAAAAAGTCAGATGAATATAACGTatattcgaagaaaatgaagatgaaaatgaaatcgtCGATGGATATGTTAAGAAGTCAAATAAAAGAGATaaattctgaaagaaaaattaaatcagAAGAAAATCTTATGGTTCTctcaattaaaaatgaaaatactaaaaatgattttatgttTAAAAAGGATATTACTTCCATACATGAACAGTATATTGAGAGCCCTTTAACCTCATTGAATCATAGTTCAGAAACGAACGAAATTTATGATGAATTaggaatattattttcacaatacatgaaacttcaaataaaatcatgtagaagaaaatattgtattagATCGcgacatttaaaaaaaatacaacacAGCACAAGAAAATGTCAAGCAAGATTTAATTATCATCAAATATATCCTTATGATCAAAGGCCAACATGTAACTGTGGAAATATATGCAAAGACACATATGATGAATTAAAGTTAATGTCTAAATTACCATTAgaaaggaagaatatttattacgAAATGTTCACAAGAAGAAAGCAATTCTTGAATCAACCATGCATATTAATTAACCAAGAGTTTATATCTAACTAG
- the LOC114880840 gene encoding 60S ribosomal protein L38 — protein MPREIKEIKDFLLKARRKDAKSVKIKKNAENVKFKVRCSRFLYTLVITDKEKAEKLKQSLPPGLQVKEVKRSERM, from the exons ATG ccacgagaaattaaagaaatcaaAGACTTCCTTTTGAAAGCCAGGAGGAAGGATGCAAAAT CTGTAAAAATTAAGAAGAATGCTGAAAATGTTAAATTCAAAGTCAGGTGTTCAAGATTTTTGTATACCCTTGTAATTACAGACAAGGAAAAAGCAGAAAAATTGAAGCAATCTTTACCTCCAG gTCTTCAAGTAAAAGAAGTAAAAAGAAGTGAACGTATGTAA
- the LOC114880829 gene encoding 2-(3-amino-3-carboxypropyl)histidine synthase subunit 2, whose protein sequence is MNDSVDNLYELNKCSKWINECNLNKVCLQFPDNLLPDSVEIALHLENHINKKVYILGDTTCGSCCVDEITAEHIHADSIIHFGHSCLSPSIRLPVFHVLPKKEIDIEELINRFKSNFENKSERILFFYDVVYAHKMEDIYKILSPIYKNLIFTSLNCTSNVEFTQTKDSSAISILGRSFKLEENYKIQDYIAFFLGNDGKTFTALAVTIPAKKWYYFEDSNIIEYEALNTPWLKRRRFLIEKLKDAKVVGIVVATLGIKDYLKIITMMKDILKQKNKKSYILSVGKINPVKLANFPEIDAFVAITCPENEVFDSREFLKPILMPYEVELAFNSSRECYAQYCMDFRQILPSGLNYVDFKPSTNSDISLITGELRNCDGSVPCTDKMSALAINNSTGIVAIGKAGAEYLYNRSWKGVEQRLGKDAVHSAEVGRCGLPSSYENEPISVEKK, encoded by the exons atgaatgatTCTGTAGATAACCTTTACGAACTAAACAAATGTAGTAAATGGATCAACGagtgtaatttaaataag gTATGTCTGCAATTTCCTGATAACCTTTTGCCAGATTCAGTAGAAATTGCATTACATTTAGAAAATCATATCAATAAGAAAGTATATATTTTGGGAGATACTACTTGTGGCAGCTGCTGTGTTGATGAAATTACAGCTGAACATATTCATGCTGATAGCATAATACATTTTGGTCATAGTTGTTTAAGTCCTAGCATTCGTTTACCCGTGTTTCATGTTTTACCTAAGAAAGAGATTGATATAGAAGAATTAATTAACAGATTTAAAtccaattttgaaaataaatctgaaagaattttgtttttctatGATGTTGTTTATGCGCATAAAATGG aagatatatataaaattttaagcCCTATTTACAAAAACTTAATTTTCACTTCTTTAAATTGCACCTCTAATGTGGAATTTACACAAACAAAAGATAGTTCAGCTATAAGTATCTTGGGCAGATCTTttaaattagaagaaaattataaaatacaagaTTATATAGCATTTTTCTTGGGAAATGATGGAAAAACATTTACCGCATTAGCAGTGACAATTCCTGCAAAAAAGTGGTATTATTTTGAAGACAGTAATATTATTGAATATGAAGCTTTGAATACACCATggttaaaaagaagaaggttcttaattgaaaaattaaaagatgcTAAAGTTGTTGGCATAGTTGTAGCAACGCTTGGTATTAAAGATTAtcttaaaataataacaatgaTGAAAGATATcttaaaacagaaaaataaaaagtctTACATCTTAAGTGTTGGTAAAATTAATCCAGTAAAACTTGCTAATTTTCCAGAA ATTGATGCTTTTGTTGCTATAACATGTCCTGAAAATGAAGTTTTTGATTCTAGAGAATTTTTAAAACCAATACTTATGCCTTATGAAGTAGAATTGGCATTTAATAGTTCAAGGGAATGTTACGCACAATATTGTATGGATTTTAGACAAATACTTCCTAGTGGATTGAATTATGTTGATTTTAAACCATCAACAAATTCAgatatttctttaataactGGTGAGCTTAGAAATTGTGATGGAAGTGTACCGTGTACAGATAAAATGAGCGCTTTAGCAATTAATAACTCGACAG GTATTGTTGCAATTGGTAAAGCAGGAGCAGAATATTTGTATAATAGATCTTGGAAAGGTGTTGAACAGAGATTGGGAAAAGATGCAGTGCATTCAGCAGAAGTCGGTCGTTGTGGTTTACCAAGTAGTTATGAAAATGAACCTATCTctgtagaaaaaaaataa
- the LOC114880835 gene encoding tektin-2 isoform X2: protein MVKTIWDTYMNNVRLADRVTELSRWGEVFGLLLHQLVSEIHSLKDEKSDAEKELEILNDPLHVTAECISMRDCRRGTELTYDEADTELKKELCVIENVKKLLTDRVQAAWEKLNRLEEVRFQIQLEVEDKDDTIKIDKENLGLDRTCANISYKPNALKIPKDSITYDAWLEHCQSTKTLADNELSDVYDFRESMNVMRERARNDIKAQQDVTDFSLRKRIYQTQKARNELEWQKLKIQKEMEILQKEIVRLEDALLHKIDSIKCAQTRLENRTYRPGFELCRDEADHGLRNEALHLRETEQTLKKTLENSKAAYNNLESLLTLIDRNLDDKQHSLATDVMCLDMRATLKTGDRTRLPNETDRNIVLTRMEKEIPLES from the exons ATGGTAAAAACAATATGGGACACGTACATGAATAATGTTCGTCTCGCCGACAG AGTAACGGAATTATCACGATGGGGAGAAGTATTTGGCCTTTTATTACATCAATTAGTCTCCGAAATACATTCtttaaaagatgaaaaatcTGATGCAGAAAAAGAATTAGAAATTCTAAATGATCCACTACACGTGACCGCAGAATGTATTTCAATGAGAGATTGTCGTCGAGGAACAGAACTTACTTACGACGAAGCTGACACAGAATTAAAGAAGGAACTTTGTGTCATTGAAAATGTGAAGAAATTGCTGACCGACAG AGTACAAGCTGCATGGGAAAAGTTAAACCGTTTGGAAGAAGTTAGATTTCAAATACAATTAGAGGTTGAAGATAAAGATGACACCATTAAGATTGATAAAGAAAATCTTGGCTTGGATCGCACGTGTGCGAATATCAGTTACAAACCGAATGCATTGAAAATTCCAAAAGA CTCTATAACTTACGACGCTTGGTTGGAACACTGCCAATCTACTAAAACTTTAGCTGATAACGAATTGAGCGATGTGTACGATTTTCGTGAATCTATGAACGTAATGAGGGAACGCGCTAGAAACGATATCAAGGCACAACAGGATGTGACAGATTTCAGTTTGCGCAAAAGAATTTATCAGACGCAGAAAGCTCGTAACGAGTTAGAATGGCAGAAGCTTAAG ATACAAAAAGAAATGGAGATTTTACAAAAAGAGATAGTACGTCTAGAAGATGCACTGTTGCATAAGATTGATTCTATAAAATGCGCACAGACAAGATTAGAAAATCGTACTTATCGTCCTGGTTTCGAACTCTGTCGCGATGAGGCTGATCATGGTTTGCGAAACGAAGCTTTACATTTACGAGAAACTGAGCAAACTCTAAAGAAAACTTTAGAAAATTCTAA AGCGGCGTATAATAATTTGGAAAGTCTACTTACGTTGATCGATAGGAATTTAGATGACAAGCAACATTCCTTAGCGACAGATGTGATGTGCTTAGACATGAGAGCAACATTGAAAACGGGAGACAGAACAAGATTACCTAATGAAACAGATCGTAATATTGTTCTTACACGtatggaaaaagaaataccACTGGAATCGTAA